A single region of the Polymorphum gilvum SL003B-26A1 genome encodes:
- a CDS encoding class II aldolase/adducin family protein, translated as MPTGEEDVVADLVRANRILANEGVLDAFGHISARDPARPDTFLLSRALSPGQVQRADIMRFDLEGNVLEGDAKPYLERVIHAAVYAIRPDVGSVVHHHAPAVLPFTVAPAPLRPVIHLGAVAGGDCPVWDSQDEFGDTSLLVDSLAMAASLARALGDRPSCLLARHGALCVGPSIRQTTFIAVCMRDNAEVLSAALRLGRPSYLSDGEIVQAAARHDGGAPVERAWSFWSSRAA; from the coding sequence ATGCCGACAGGCGAAGAAGACGTGGTGGCCGATCTGGTTCGGGCCAACCGGATTCTGGCGAACGAGGGCGTGCTGGACGCCTTCGGTCATATCAGCGCGCGCGATCCGGCCCGACCGGACACGTTCCTGCTGTCGCGCGCGCTGAGCCCCGGCCAGGTCCAGCGTGCCGACATCATGCGTTTCGACCTCGAAGGCAACGTTCTGGAGGGCGACGCCAAGCCCTATCTGGAACGCGTCATCCATGCAGCTGTCTATGCCATACGGCCGGATGTCGGTTCGGTCGTCCATCACCATGCCCCGGCAGTGCTGCCCTTCACGGTGGCGCCGGCGCCGCTGCGTCCGGTGATCCATCTCGGAGCGGTCGCCGGCGGCGACTGCCCGGTGTGGGACAGCCAGGACGAATTCGGCGACACCAGCCTGCTGGTCGACAGCTTGGCCATGGCAGCCTCGCTCGCGCGCGCGCTCGGCGACCGCCCATCCTGCCTGCTTGCCCGCCATGGCGCACTGTGCGTCGGGCCGAGCATTCGCCAGACAACCTTCATCGCGGTCTGCATGCGCGACAACGCCGAGGTGCTGTCCGCGGCACTCCGTCTCGGCCGGCCATCCTATCTGAGTGACGGCGAGATCGTGCAGGCAGCGGCCAGGCACGACGGCGGCGCTCCGGTCGAACGGGCGTGGAGCTTCTGGTCCAGCCGGGCGGCATGA
- a CDS encoding efflux RND transporter permease subunit gives MNTGRFPDLGLTALFVRRPVLAFVFNMLIVVAGLAAIFGVEIRELPDVDRPVITVRTDYPAAAAETIDREVTGIIEGAASRVSGVKSISSTSSFGESRVTIEFSDGVDLNAAASDLRDALGRITNQMPDGADPSRIIKADANSQAVVRLGLTSDRMSVEDMTVLVEDEIADTLAAVPGVADVQVYGDRKKIFRIDIDQAKMASLNLTVGDVANALSSMAFDSPAGSLTSRNQDLIVRATAALDTPEAFESMIVNRRARLGDFASVTMGPDLGQSQLRANGQTGIGLGIVRAAQSNTLEISQGVRAVAARIQETLPEGMTIEVTSDDATFINGAIHEVEIALAISVSVVLLIIFVFLWDWRATIIPGVSMPVALIGTLAAIYLAGFSINILTLLALVLATGLVVDDAIVVLENIVRRRNEGIGPRAAAVLGTDEVFFAVIATTATLVAVFVPLSFLPGQTGGLFREFGFVLAIAVFLSSLVALSLCPMLASRILKAGTGQGGHGRATGAVGGALSGLYQRLLRACLDAPMVVVAVSLLFAAAAGTLFGTIKSELTPTEDRSMAFLRISAPQGVSLDYLSQQMRAIEALLQPFRDRGEITSTFSIAGSGGTSNQGFMVMRLAPWDERSRSQQEILDEVTRLVRDVPGVRAFAFQPNSLGIRGAGSGLQFAVAGSDYGELGAAANRIVAEMERDPRFRQPRLSVEATQPQLFVSIDRERASDLGIDINGLGAAMQAMLDGRKIGQVFIGDRSFDVKFVSTTNPINDPTDLENIFIRTGDGRFVPVSTIARLTERAVPPSLAREQQMRSVAITAGLAPDFALGNAYDVAQEIAEPLLPPGARIIPLAETATLGEQSSSMARTFGFAIVIILLVLAAQFESFVSAVIIMATVPLGLACAVFAMLMTGTTLNVYSQIGLVMLVGIMAKNGILIVEFANQLRDRGQTVREAIENAANIRLRPVMMTMICTIVGGVPLILASGAGAEARIALGWVIVGGLGLATLSTLFLTPVAYLLLGRLVTPQVEQEARLSREIEAARTPKPTPGE, from the coding sequence ATGAACACAGGCCGCTTCCCGGACCTCGGATTGACCGCCCTCTTCGTTCGCCGTCCTGTCCTGGCGTTCGTGTTCAACATGCTGATCGTCGTGGCGGGCCTTGCCGCGATCTTCGGCGTCGAGATCCGCGAACTGCCGGACGTCGACCGACCGGTCATCACGGTGCGCACCGACTATCCCGCCGCGGCGGCCGAAACCATCGACCGAGAGGTCACCGGCATTATCGAGGGGGCCGCCTCGCGGGTTTCCGGTGTCAAGTCGATCTCCTCGACCTCCTCCTTCGGCGAAAGCCGCGTGACGATCGAGTTCTCCGATGGCGTCGACCTGAATGCCGCTGCGTCCGATCTGCGTGATGCGCTCGGGCGGATCACCAACCAGATGCCCGATGGCGCCGATCCTTCGCGCATCATCAAGGCTGACGCCAACTCCCAGGCGGTCGTGCGCCTCGGCCTCACCTCCGACCGGATGTCCGTGGAAGACATGACCGTGCTCGTCGAGGACGAGATCGCCGACACGCTCGCGGCCGTGCCCGGCGTCGCCGACGTCCAGGTCTACGGCGATCGCAAGAAGATCTTCCGGATCGACATCGACCAGGCCAAGATGGCGAGCCTGAACCTGACCGTCGGCGATGTCGCCAATGCGCTGTCGTCGATGGCGTTCGATTCGCCGGCCGGTTCGCTGACCAGCCGCAACCAGGACCTGATCGTCCGCGCGACAGCTGCGCTCGACACGCCCGAAGCCTTCGAGAGCATGATCGTCAACCGCCGGGCGCGGCTCGGCGACTTTGCCTCCGTGACGATGGGGCCGGATCTCGGCCAGTCGCAGTTGCGTGCCAACGGGCAGACTGGCATCGGCCTCGGGATCGTGCGTGCCGCCCAGTCGAACACGCTGGAGATCTCGCAGGGCGTGCGGGCGGTCGCCGCGCGCATCCAGGAGACCCTTCCCGAAGGCATGACCATCGAGGTCACCAGCGACGATGCGACCTTCATCAACGGGGCCATCCACGAGGTTGAGATCGCGCTGGCGATCTCGGTCAGCGTCGTCCTGCTCATCATCTTTGTCTTCCTGTGGGATTGGCGCGCCACCATCATCCCCGGCGTGTCGATGCCCGTCGCGCTGATCGGCACGCTCGCGGCGATCTATCTCGCCGGGTTCTCGATCAATATCCTGACCCTCCTGGCCCTGGTGCTGGCCACCGGCCTTGTCGTCGACGACGCTATCGTCGTGCTCGAGAACATCGTGCGGCGACGCAACGAAGGCATCGGCCCGCGCGCGGCGGCGGTACTCGGCACCGATGAGGTGTTCTTCGCCGTGATTGCGACGACTGCGACGCTGGTCGCGGTGTTCGTGCCGCTGTCGTTCCTGCCCGGCCAGACCGGCGGCCTGTTCCGCGAGTTCGGGTTCGTTCTCGCCATTGCCGTTTTCTTGTCCTCGCTCGTGGCGCTGTCGCTGTGCCCGATGCTCGCCTCGCGTATCCTCAAGGCAGGCACCGGTCAGGGCGGACACGGGCGTGCGACGGGAGCAGTCGGCGGTGCGCTGTCCGGCCTCTACCAACGCCTGCTGCGCGCCTGCCTCGACGCACCGATGGTGGTTGTGGCGGTGTCGCTCCTGTTTGCCGCCGCGGCCGGCACGCTGTTCGGAACGATCAAGTCGGAACTGACGCCGACCGAGGATCGCTCGATGGCCTTCCTGCGCATTTCCGCGCCGCAAGGCGTCAGCCTCGACTATCTGTCCCAGCAGATGCGCGCCATCGAGGCCCTGCTGCAGCCGTTCCGCGACCGCGGCGAGATCACCAGTACCTTTTCCATCGCCGGCTCGGGCGGAACCTCCAACCAGGGTTTCATGGTCATGCGCCTTGCCCCATGGGATGAGCGCAGCCGTTCGCAGCAGGAAATTCTCGACGAGGTGACAAGGCTCGTCCGCGATGTGCCCGGCGTGCGCGCCTTCGCGTTCCAGCCCAACAGCCTCGGTATCCGTGGCGCAGGCTCTGGCCTTCAGTTCGCGGTCGCCGGCAGCGACTACGGCGAGCTCGGCGCGGCGGCGAACCGCATCGTCGCCGAGATGGAACGCGATCCCCGGTTCCGTCAGCCACGGCTGTCGGTCGAAGCGACCCAGCCCCAGCTTTTCGTCTCCATCGACCGGGAGCGGGCGTCCGACCTCGGCATCGATATCAACGGCCTTGGTGCAGCGATGCAGGCCATGCTCGACGGGCGCAAGATCGGTCAGGTGTTCATCGGCGACCGCAGTTTCGATGTGAAGTTCGTCTCGACCACCAATCCGATTAACGACCCGACCGATCTGGAGAACATCTTCATCCGGACCGGCGATGGACGCTTCGTTCCCGTCTCCACCATCGCCAGGCTGACAGAAAGGGCCGTGCCTCCGTCTCTGGCGCGCGAGCAGCAGATGCGCTCCGTCGCGATCACCGCAGGCCTCGCGCCCGACTTCGCCCTCGGCAACGCCTACGATGTGGCGCAGGAGATCGCCGAACCGCTGCTGCCACCCGGGGCACGGATCATCCCGCTCGCCGAGACGGCGACGCTGGGCGAACAGTCGTCGAGCATGGCGCGCACCTTCGGCTTCGCCATCGTCATCATCCTGCTGGTGCTGGCAGCCCAGTTCGAGAGCTTCGTCAGCGCCGTGATCATCATGGCCACGGTCCCGCTCGGGCTTGCCTGTGCGGTGTTCGCCATGCTGATGACCGGCACCACGCTCAACGTCTACAGCCAGATCGGCCTTGTCATGCTGGTTGGTATCATGGCCAAGAACGGCATCCTGATCGTCGAGTTCGCAAACCAGTTGCGCGACCGCGGCCAGACCGTGCGCGAAGCGATAGAGAACGCCGCAAATATCCGGCTCAGGCCGGTGATGATGACCATGATCTGCACCATCGTCGGCGGCGTGCCGCTGATCCTGGCGTCCGGCGCCGGCGCGGAGGCGCGCATCGCGCTCGGTTGGGTCATCGTCGGCGGCCTCGGCCTTGCGACCCTGTCGACGCTTTTCCTCACGCCTGTCGCCTATCTCCTGCTCGGTCGCCTGGTCACGCCGCAGGTCGAGCAGGAGGCGCGACTGAGCCGCGAGATCGAGGCTGCACGCACTCCCAAACCGACCCCGGGAGAATAG
- a CDS encoding glucose 1-dehydrogenase, with translation MKLKDKVAIVTGAGGGYGEGIAHYFAEQGARVLVVDIRAEAAEKVAQDIGGAASAFTADVTRSADTKAMIDAAMTRYGKLDILVNNAGTTHKNQSMLLIDEATFDRVYAVNVKSIYHAAIHGVPVLEKNGGGVIINIASTAGVRPRPGLTWYNGSKGAVIAITKSMAAELADRKIRVCGVNPVMGETGLTDQFLPGEDTPETRAKIIAGIPLGRLSRPLDIAKACGFLASDEAEFITGVLIEVDGGRCI, from the coding sequence ATGAAGCTGAAGGACAAGGTCGCGATCGTCACTGGCGCCGGTGGTGGCTATGGCGAAGGCATTGCCCACTATTTCGCCGAACAGGGGGCCAGGGTGCTTGTCGTCGACATCCGCGCCGAGGCGGCCGAGAAGGTGGCGCAGGACATCGGCGGCGCCGCCAGCGCCTTCACCGCTGATGTAACCAGAAGTGCCGATACCAAGGCGATGATCGACGCGGCGATGACCCGCTACGGTAAACTCGACATTCTTGTCAACAACGCCGGCACGACCCACAAGAACCAGTCGATGCTGCTGATCGACGAAGCGACCTTCGACAGGGTCTACGCGGTCAACGTCAAGTCGATCTATCATGCCGCCATCCACGGCGTTCCGGTCCTGGAGAAGAACGGCGGCGGGGTCATCATCAACATCGCCTCCACTGCCGGCGTGCGCCCGCGTCCGGGCCTGACCTGGTACAACGGCAGCAAGGGTGCGGTCATCGCCATCACCAAATCGATGGCGGCCGAACTCGCCGACCGCAAGATCCGCGTCTGCGGCGTCAATCCGGTGATGGGCGAGACCGGCCTGACCGACCAGTTCCTGCCGGGAGAGGACACACCGGAAACCCGGGCCAAGATCATTGCCGGAATTCCGCTCGGCCGCCTGTCGCGACCGCTCGACATCGCCAAGGCCTGCGGCTTCCTTGCCTCCGACGAAGCGGAGTTCATAACCGGCGTGCTGATCGAAGTCGACGGCGGCCGCTGCATCTAG
- a CDS encoding FadR/GntR family transcriptional regulator — MMEKPASPARPAEFAFADLQQSKSERLADKVYENLFHAIVTGMIAAGTRLPSENTLAQEFDVSRPVLREALDKLREEGLIYSVRGSGTYVKDAVAGETQEQLGSDAEREVLERIGQMLDGIELRLIVEPEAAYLAARRRTPADIERMRGALDRFNEALQKGAILHYHDYAFHEAVATATCNPRIVDTLKSLEYDVSRSVTLMRFLVRFQPLVRVEAVQAEHEEILRHIEAGAATEAKRAMRNHIEHARIRMLNSRPAR; from the coding sequence ATGATGGAAAAGCCAGCATCCCCAGCGCGGCCGGCGGAGTTCGCCTTCGCCGACCTGCAGCAGAGCAAGTCCGAGCGGCTGGCCGACAAGGTCTATGAGAACCTCTTTCATGCCATCGTGACAGGCATGATCGCGGCCGGAACCAGGCTGCCCTCGGAAAACACGCTGGCGCAGGAATTCGACGTGTCGCGCCCGGTGCTGCGCGAAGCCCTCGACAAGCTGCGCGAGGAGGGTCTCATCTATTCGGTGCGCGGCTCAGGCACCTACGTCAAGGACGCCGTCGCCGGCGAAACCCAGGAACAACTCGGCAGCGACGCCGAGCGGGAGGTTCTGGAGCGGATCGGCCAGATGCTAGACGGCATCGAGCTGCGCCTCATCGTCGAACCGGAAGCCGCCTATCTTGCCGCCCGGCGTCGCACCCCCGCCGACATCGAACGCATGCGCGGAGCGCTCGACCGCTTCAACGAGGCACTGCAGAAGGGTGCGATCCTGCACTACCACGACTATGCCTTCCACGAGGCCGTAGCCACGGCGACCTGCAATCCGCGCATCGTCGACACCCTGAAATCGCTCGAATATGACGTGTCGCGCTCGGTCACGCTGATGCGGTTTCTGGTCCGCTTCCAGCCCCTCGTGCGGGTCGAGGCCGTCCAGGCCGAGCACGAGGAAATCCTGCGCCACATCGAGGCCGGCGCCGCCACCGAAGCGAAGCGGGCCATGCGCAACCACATCGAGCACGCCCGCATCCGCATGCTGAACAGCCGCCCGGCGCGCTGA
- a CDS encoding TRAP transporter small permease, whose translation MQWFLAAERRITRVALECSVAALAVIVVLTFYQVVTRFVFGHPSAWSEVAARSVMMWMVFMGLAAAFRQGVMIAVDFLIDVGPKPLRKVLLAVIAVASLCFLALLIWYGTGMAMRVQRQNLAGLEISIAWVYSALPVGAAFAVPGVIARFLLSFAEQDQSGPGEARDVEGQV comes from the coding sequence ATGCAGTGGTTTCTTGCTGCGGAGCGCCGGATCACAAGGGTCGCTCTCGAGTGCTCCGTCGCCGCCCTGGCGGTCATCGTCGTCCTCACCTTCTATCAGGTCGTGACGCGCTTCGTGTTCGGGCATCCCTCCGCCTGGTCGGAGGTCGCCGCCCGGTCGGTGATGATGTGGATGGTGTTCATGGGGCTTGCGGCGGCGTTCCGGCAGGGCGTGATGATCGCGGTCGATTTCCTGATCGACGTCGGTCCCAAGCCGCTGCGCAAGGTGCTCCTCGCCGTCATCGCCGTCGCTTCGCTTTGCTTCCTGGCGCTGCTCATCTGGTACGGCACGGGCATGGCCATGCGGGTGCAGCGGCAGAACCTCGCCGGCCTCGAGATCAGCATCGCCTGGGTCTATTCGGCGCTGCCGGTAGGCGCGGCCTTCGCCGTGCCCGGCGTGATCGCTCGCTTTCTGCTCAGTTTCGCCGAACAGGACCAGTCCGGCCCCGGCGAGGCCAGGGACGTGGAGGGGCAGGTATGA
- a CDS encoding MBL fold metallo-hydrolase yields MGASWVFSPVWAQGATGRANEGFAKVSLGGADIYAFSDGTVKRPLEAAFVRNAPLDAVQATLAAQDLPIDHIEVPYTPFVIVTGGRHYLIDAGFADNGPAGTGLLHENMRKAGLDPASIDVVLMSHLHGDHINGLRRKDGSLVYPQAKIYIPQPELDHWLDAQRMEAAPEAARGGFRNVRRVLDGYPEDRIVRFAPGDRLEGLFDSIACFGHSPGHTAFALGSGADSFTYLGDVAHYPALFVTNPDWQVQFDMNADAARESRHAMLKRMSEQGGLVGGYHFPSPSLGRITAGGSGYAFEGHG; encoded by the coding sequence ATGGGAGCGAGTTGGGTATTCAGCCCCGTCTGGGCGCAAGGTGCCACGGGCAGGGCGAACGAGGGCTTCGCGAAGGTCAGCCTCGGCGGGGCCGACATCTATGCGTTCAGCGACGGCACGGTGAAGCGTCCGCTGGAAGCGGCCTTCGTGCGCAATGCCCCGCTCGATGCGGTCCAGGCGACCTTGGCCGCCCAGGACCTGCCCATTGACCATATCGAGGTGCCCTACACGCCCTTCGTCATAGTCACGGGTGGCCGACACTACCTGATCGATGCGGGCTTCGCCGACAACGGTCCGGCGGGGACCGGTCTCCTGCACGAAAACATGCGGAAGGCCGGTCTCGACCCGGCCTCGATCGACGTCGTGCTGATGAGCCACCTGCATGGTGACCATATCAACGGCCTGCGCCGCAAGGACGGTTCCCTGGTCTATCCTCAGGCGAAGATCTACATCCCCCAGCCGGAACTCGATCACTGGTTGGACGCCCAGCGCATGGAAGCCGCGCCCGAGGCCGCAAGGGGCGGATTCCGCAACGTCCGCCGCGTTCTGGACGGCTATCCGGAAGACAGGATCGTGCGCTTCGCGCCGGGCGATCGCCTCGAAGGATTGTTCGACAGCATCGCCTGCTTCGGCCATTCGCCCGGCCACACCGCTTTCGCTCTCGGATCAGGAGCCGACAGTTTCACCTATCTGGGCGATGTCGCCCACTATCCGGCACTCTTCGTCACCAATCCGGACTGGCAGGTCCAGTTCGACATGAACGCGGATGCGGCACGTGAAAGCCGCCATGCCATGCTCAAGCGGATGAGCGAGCAGGGCGGCCTTGTCGGCGGCTACCATTTCCCCTCGCCGTCGCTTGGCCGCATCACGGCCGGCGGCAGCGGATATGCCTTCGAGGGTCATGGCTGA
- a CDS encoding efflux RND transporter periplasmic adaptor subunit, with protein sequence MSADPGGIIWRSQSEKRVSVWKQLVLTLVVVVIAAAIWTRFHPGAEEQLARWGIDWLPFTAATSVPGDNAGKGQGWRAPDGVVITTPVVELTINDRLSAIGTGRAARSVEVRPFDSGRMIELLVQSGATVKAGEVIARLDSEAEEIAAERAAISLRDTEARLERMKVLRRSNTVSDVQVTEVELAVENARLQLREAELALSRRSVETPISGIVGILPIAAGNYVTSQTVIATIDDRSEILVDFWVPERYAAVPVGSPLTATSVARSGETFRGVVSAVDNRIDPDSRTLQVQARIPNVADKLRAGMSFQVAMRFPGDRYPAVDPLAVQWGSDGAFVWAVRDGRAERVAVRIIQRNTDSVLVEASLAPGDEVVTEGLHLVREGAELAIAGRSDLPTRAQPVVLSPAPSGS encoded by the coding sequence ATGTCCGCCGATCCCGGCGGCATCATCTGGCGGTCCCAATCGGAGAAGCGCGTGTCGGTCTGGAAGCAACTTGTACTGACCCTTGTCGTGGTCGTCATCGCTGCGGCGATCTGGACCCGCTTCCATCCTGGTGCGGAGGAACAATTGGCCCGCTGGGGCATCGACTGGCTGCCCTTTACCGCAGCCACATCGGTGCCGGGCGACAACGCCGGCAAAGGTCAGGGCTGGCGGGCACCGGACGGCGTCGTGATCACGACGCCTGTGGTCGAATTGACGATCAACGACCGGCTTTCCGCGATCGGGACCGGCCGCGCCGCCCGGTCGGTCGAGGTAAGGCCCTTTGACAGCGGCCGCATGATCGAGCTTCTCGTCCAGTCGGGCGCGACGGTGAAGGCCGGCGAGGTGATCGCCCGCCTCGATTCCGAGGCCGAAGAGATTGCGGCCGAGCGCGCAGCGATCTCTTTGCGCGATACCGAGGCACGACTGGAACGGATGAAGGTCCTGCGCAGGTCCAACACGGTCAGCGACGTGCAGGTCACCGAGGTCGAACTCGCCGTCGAGAACGCCCGTCTCCAACTGCGCGAGGCGGAACTTGCCCTGTCTCGGCGCTCGGTCGAAACGCCGATCAGCGGCATCGTCGGCATCCTGCCGATCGCCGCCGGCAACTACGTGACGTCGCAGACCGTCATTGCCACGATCGACGATCGCTCCGAGATCCTGGTCGATTTCTGGGTGCCCGAGCGTTACGCGGCCGTGCCGGTCGGTTCGCCTCTGACGGCGACCTCCGTTGCCCGATCCGGCGAGACCTTCCGCGGGGTGGTCAGTGCCGTCGACAACCGCATCGATCCTGACAGCCGGACGCTTCAGGTCCAGGCTCGCATCCCGAACGTGGCCGACAAGCTGCGTGCCGGCATGTCGTTCCAGGTCGCCATGCGGTTTCCCGGCGACCGCTATCCGGCCGTCGATCCGCTCGCCGTCCAGTGGGGCTCCGACGGTGCCTTCGTCTGGGCCGTGCGCGATGGGCGCGCCGAGCGCGTGGCCGTACGCATCATCCAGCGCAACACGGACAGCGTCCTTGTCGAGGCGTCGCTGGCGCCGGGCGATGAGGTGGTCACCGAGGGGCTCCATCTCGTCCGCGAGGGCGCCGAACTGGCCATCGCCGGCCGCAGCGATCTGCCGACCCGGGCGCAGCCGGTCGTGCTTTCGCCCGCTCCGAGTGGCTCTTGA
- a CDS encoding TRAP transporter large permease translates to MNAALAFSLLVLFAAAVPIGVSLVLASAFGITLFSNVSLLLAVQRIFASLDSFPLLAVPLFILSGNLMAAAGISERLVELAKSMVGGIQGGLACTCVVTCMIFASVSGSSVATTFAIGVILIPAMVRHGYPVGTAAAIQASSAELGVLIPPSIPLILYGVATETSIGQLFLAGLGPGLLVAAALFVYLLILCRVKGYGARDGDERKPFLAAIGHSLWALLMPVIVLGGIYGGIFTPTEASSIAVVYALVVGVFVYRSLTVAKIYAALRNSAISSTVIMIIIAGAGLFSFLVTRSGLPAIIAEWVRDVFTDKYSFLMAVNVFLFIVGMFIETSAAILVLAPLLAPIAISYGVDPVHFGLVIVVNLALGMFTPPVGVNLFAACAVAGIPIQKIVPALVPMVLVVLACVLLVTYVPMIALGPVELFYR, encoded by the coding sequence ATGAACGCAGCGCTGGCATTTTCGCTGCTCGTTCTCTTCGCCGCAGCCGTGCCCATCGGCGTCTCGCTAGTCCTTGCTAGCGCCTTCGGCATCACCCTGTTCTCGAACGTGTCGCTGCTCCTTGCGGTCCAGCGGATTTTCGCCAGCCTCGATTCCTTTCCGCTGCTCGCCGTCCCGCTGTTCATCCTGTCGGGCAACCTGATGGCGGCGGCCGGGATTTCCGAACGGCTGGTGGAACTGGCGAAGTCCATGGTCGGCGGCATCCAGGGCGGTCTTGCCTGCACCTGCGTCGTCACCTGCATGATCTTCGCCTCGGTATCGGGCTCCTCCGTCGCCACGACCTTCGCCATCGGCGTCATCCTCATTCCGGCCATGGTCCGGCACGGCTACCCGGTCGGTACGGCGGCGGCGATCCAGGCATCCTCTGCCGAACTCGGCGTGCTGATCCCGCCGTCGATCCCGCTCATTCTCTACGGCGTGGCGACCGAGACCTCGATCGGCCAGCTGTTTCTCGCCGGCCTCGGCCCCGGCCTGCTGGTCGCCGCCGCGCTGTTCGTCTATCTGCTGATCCTGTGCCGGGTGAAAGGCTACGGCGCTCGGGACGGCGACGAGCGCAAGCCTTTCCTTGCGGCGATCGGCCATTCCCTGTGGGCGCTGCTGATGCCGGTCATCGTGCTCGGCGGCATCTATGGCGGCATCTTCACGCCGACGGAGGCGTCGTCCATTGCCGTTGTCTATGCGCTCGTGGTCGGCGTGTTCGTGTACCGGTCCCTGACGGTCGCGAAGATCTATGCGGCGCTGCGCAATTCGGCGATCTCGAGCACGGTGATCATGATCATCATCGCCGGTGCCGGCCTGTTCTCGTTCCTGGTCACGCGCAGCGGACTGCCGGCGATCATCGCCGAGTGGGTGCGCGACGTCTTTACCGACAAGTACAGCTTCCTCATGGCCGTGAACGTCTTCCTGTTCATCGTCGGCATGTTCATAGAGACATCTGCCGCGATTCTGGTGCTCGCGCCGCTGCTCGCGCCGATCGCGATCAGCTACGGCGTCGATCCCGTGCACTTCGGCCTGGTCATCGTCGTCAACCTGGCGCTGGGCATGTTCACACCGCCGGTCGGCGTCAACCTGTTCGCGGCCTGTGCCGTGGCGGGCATACCGATCCAGAAGATCGTTCCTGCGCTGGTGCCGATGGTGCTCGTCGTCCTCGCCTGCGTGCTATTGGTTACCTATGTGCCGATGATCGCGCTCGGGCCGGTCGAGTTGTTCTACAGGTGA
- a CDS encoding TRAP transporter substrate-binding protein: MTHFRRAAAASAFAVSIAMAGTAMAQTVLNFAHSTAQNSHYSMGVQAFAKTLSELSGGKYEIREQAAGALGGERDVIEGLQIGSVELTISSTGPLGNFVPEALVLDLPFLFKDYANARAVLDGAIGQELLDKINENNLVGLAWSENGFRHITNSRQPINTPADLNGLKIRTMENQVHMEAFRAAGAAPTPMAFPEVFAALQQRVIDGQENPIPVITSAKFWEVQDNLTLTGHVYSPAIILASPSLWDGLSDEEKGWFAEAAKAAVAATRAKVEADEANGVDLLRQNGMKVVEKVDLDAFRKAVSPAYDTFVAKYGDDMLKRIQAAQE, translated from the coding sequence ATGACTCACTTTCGCAGAGCGGCGGCGGCGTCCGCCTTTGCCGTCTCAATCGCCATGGCCGGCACGGCCATGGCGCAGACCGTCCTGAACTTCGCGCATTCGACGGCGCAGAATTCCCATTACAGTATGGGTGTGCAGGCCTTCGCCAAGACGCTTTCCGAGCTCAGCGGCGGCAAGTACGAGATCCGCGAGCAGGCTGCCGGTGCGCTCGGGGGCGAGCGGGACGTGATCGAGGGGCTGCAGATCGGCTCGGTCGAACTTACCATCTCCTCGACAGGTCCCCTCGGCAATTTCGTGCCGGAGGCGCTCGTCCTCGACCTGCCGTTCCTGTTCAAGGACTACGCCAACGCCCGTGCCGTGCTCGACGGCGCGATCGGTCAGGAACTCCTCGATAAGATCAACGAGAACAATCTCGTCGGCCTGGCCTGGTCGGAAAACGGCTTCCGTCACATCACCAACTCGAGGCAGCCGATCAACACGCCGGCCGATCTGAACGGTCTGAAGATCCGTACCATGGAGAACCAGGTGCACATGGAGGCCTTCCGAGCTGCCGGCGCGGCGCCGACGCCGATGGCCTTCCCCGAGGTCTTCGCGGCGCTTCAGCAGCGCGTGATCGACGGCCAGGAAAACCCCATCCCGGTCATCACCTCGGCCAAGTTCTGGGAGGTGCAGGACAACCTCACGCTGACCGGACACGTCTACTCGCCGGCCATCATCCTCGCTTCACCAAGCCTTTGGGACGGACTTTCCGACGAAGAGAAGGGGTGGTTCGCTGAGGCTGCCAAGGCGGCGGTCGCCGCCACCCGTGCCAAGGTCGAGGCCGACGAGGCCAATGGCGTGGACCTGCTGCGCCAGAACGGCATGAAGGTGGTCGAGAAGGTCGACCTCGACGCCTTTCGCAAGGCCGTCAGCCCGGCCTACGACACGTTCGTTGCCAAATACGGTGACGACATGTTGAAGAGGATCCAGGCCGCTCAGGAATAG